In Rhodobacter sp. 24-YEA-8, the following are encoded in one genomic region:
- a CDS encoding ClbS/DfsB family four-helix bundle protein — translation MQELLHGRVGLHLAAVVIIGVARTPGHAFVNQCATPDFPETEFQWNQLGLLAQKFYADHSNEGWPSLLLRLKAAKVRLSATISARSNEELYGQPWYGKWTKGRMIQFNTSSHRRMGNG, via the coding sequence GTGCAGGAACTCCTGCACGGCCGCGTCGGATTGCATCTTGCTGCGGTAGTAATCATCGGCGTCGCGAGGACTCCGGGCCATGCTTTCGTCAATCAATGCGCCACACCGGATTTCCCGGAGACCGAGTTTCAATGGAACCAGCTTGGGCTGCTGGCGCAGAAATTCTACGCCGACCACTCCAATGAGGGCTGGCCATCGCTGCTCCTACGGCTGAAAGCGGCCAAAGTGCGACTATCCGCTACGATCTCGGCCCGCTCAAATGAGGAGCTTTATGGACAGCCATGGTATGGCAAATGGACGAAGGGCCGGATGATACAGTTCAACACATCCTCTCACCGCCGCATGGGCAATGGTTGA
- a CDS encoding sulfite exporter TauE/SafE family protein: MSDLTIFLVAATFLLAGIVKGVTGMGLPTVAMGVLGALLSPPAAASLLIVPSMVTNLWQLLAGPGLSGLVRRLWPMMVASMAGTLISAPLMSSGNLSLTTKALGATLIAYALYTLFAPPFRVPSRHETWLSPLIGLATGLVAGATGVFVIPAVPYLQALGLKKDDLVQALGMSFTTSTIALALGLASQAVWQGDQFVLSVMAVAPALAGMRAGHYLRRAISPQTFRRWFLIMLALLGAEMLLRGIV, encoded by the coding sequence ATGAGCGATCTCACGATATTTCTGGTTGCCGCGACCTTCCTCCTGGCCGGGATCGTCAAGGGGGTGACCGGGATGGGCCTGCCGACGGTCGCCATGGGCGTTCTGGGCGCGCTCTTGTCGCCGCCGGCCGCAGCGAGCCTGCTGATCGTGCCTTCGATGGTCACGAATCTCTGGCAGCTTCTTGCCGGCCCCGGCCTCTCGGGCCTCGTGCGGCGCCTCTGGCCCATGATGGTTGCAAGCATGGCAGGAACGCTGATCAGCGCCCCACTGATGAGCTCGGGTAATCTCTCACTGACGACGAAGGCCCTTGGAGCCACCCTGATCGCCTATGCACTCTATACTTTATTCGCGCCGCCGTTCCGGGTGCCGTCGCGACATGAAACCTGGCTGTCGCCATTGATCGGGCTGGCAACCGGGCTGGTTGCCGGGGCCACCGGCGTGTTCGTCATCCCGGCCGTGCCCTATCTGCAGGCGCTCGGGCTGAAAAAAGACGATCTGGTGCAGGCGCTTGGAATGTCCTTTACGACATCGACCATCGCGCTTGCCCTTGGTCTGGCCTCGCAGGCGGTCTGGCAGGGCGATCAGTTTGTGCTCTCGGTGATGGCCGTCGCGCCGGCGCTGGCCGGGATGCGGGCTGGGCATTATCTGCGCCGCGCCATCAGCCCCCAGACCTTCCGGCGCTGGTTTCTCATCATGCTCGCTCTGCTGGGTGCGGAAATGCTCCTGCGCGGCATTGTTTGA
- a CDS encoding LysR family transcriptional regulator yields the protein MRFDLTDLRLFLAVADAGSITHGAADAGLSLPAASERLRDMELSAGLRLLERGRRGVTLTEAGAALAHHARLITRQMAVMRGELGHYATDLRSTVRLLSNTAAMAEHLPQRLAGWMTAHPRVDLDLKERQSPDIARSVGAGFADIGVLSAAGAVQDGLILQPFANDRLVVVAAQTDDLAALRRVRLADLAGRSFIGLSASALQDHITAQAAAIGLHLHYRARLRSFEAICHMAGAGAGLGIVPQTAAARMKRPARIAIIPLAEGWAQRRLSVCIKAGIALSAPAQSLFTHLTGAASAG from the coding sequence ATGCGCTTTGATCTTACCGACCTTCGCCTCTTTCTTGCTGTGGCCGATGCCGGCAGCATTACCCATGGCGCTGCCGATGCCGGGCTGTCGCTGCCCGCCGCAAGCGAGCGGTTGCGGGATATGGAACTCTCTGCCGGCCTTCGGCTGCTCGAGCGCGGTCGGCGCGGCGTCACGCTGACCGAAGCGGGCGCGGCCCTTGCCCATCATGCACGGCTGATCACCCGGCAGATGGCGGTAATGCGTGGCGAGCTTGGCCACTACGCCACCGACCTGCGCTCGACGGTGCGGCTGTTGTCGAATACCGCCGCAATGGCCGAGCACCTGCCGCAGCGGCTGGCCGGATGGATGACCGCCCATCCGCGCGTCGATCTCGATCTGAAGGAACGCCAGAGCCCCGACATCGCGCGCAGCGTGGGGGCGGGCTTTGCCGATATCGGCGTTCTTTCGGCGGCAGGGGCGGTACAGGACGGGCTGATCCTGCAGCCCTTTGCCAACGACCGGCTGGTCGTCGTCGCCGCGCAAACGGATGATCTTGCAGCCCTGCGCCGGGTCCGTCTTGCGGACCTTGCCGGGCGTTCTTTCATCGGGCTGTCGGCAAGTGCCCTGCAGGATCACATCACCGCGCAGGCTGCCGCAATCGGGCTGCACCTACACTACCGCGCAAGATTGCGCAGCTTCGAAGCCATCTGCCACATGGCCGGAGCGGGCGCCGGACTTGGCATCGTGCCCCAGACGGCGGCCGCGCGTATGAAGCGACCGGCCCGGATCGCGATCATCCCGCTTGCCGAGGGTTGGGCGCAGCGGCGCCTGTCGGTCTGCATCAAGGCGGGGATCGCGCTTTCCGCGCCGGCACAGAGCCTCTTCACTCATCTGACAGGGGCGGCATCCGCAGGGTGA
- a CDS encoding alpha/beta fold hydrolase, whose protein sequence is MKRQITHHESPSFRPVMLQCDDGITLQGHLWCGPGRSAGRIIINPATGVLARYYHRYAGFLAGYGFEVLTYDYRGIGLSRPASLRGSGYRWRDWGERDFAAALDFMAGQGGGPLMVVGHSIGGFLPGPARGAEQIERMLTVGAQYAWWGDYAPRHRLALLFKWHLTMPVLTALCGYFPGRRLGWLEDLPTGVACEWAFRRARFEWSHPAAERRHVMRRMANVRADILAVAVSDDELGTLPAIRRTLGYYSGADRSAALLHPADYGRQGIGHFNLFHSSHADGFWRETLDWLREGRNPWPDRVTLRMPPLSDE, encoded by the coding sequence ATGAAACGCCAGATCACACATCACGAGTCCCCATCCTTCCGCCCTGTTATGCTACAATGCGACGATGGCATCACTTTGCAGGGTCATCTCTGGTGCGGCCCGGGCCGCTCTGCAGGCCGTATCATCATCAACCCTGCCACGGGTGTGCTTGCGCGGTACTACCATCGCTATGCGGGTTTCCTTGCAGGGTATGGGTTCGAGGTTCTGACCTACGACTATCGCGGCATCGGCCTGTCGCGCCCGGCCAGTCTGCGAGGCAGCGGCTATCGATGGCGGGACTGGGGCGAGCGGGATTTCGCGGCGGCGCTGGACTTTATGGCCGGGCAAGGCGGGGGGCCTCTGATGGTGGTGGGCCACAGCATCGGCGGCTTTCTGCCCGGCCCTGCGCGCGGTGCAGAACAAATCGAGCGAATGCTGACCGTCGGTGCGCAATACGCGTGGTGGGGGGACTACGCCCCCCGTCATCGCCTGGCACTGCTGTTCAAATGGCATCTCACGATGCCGGTTCTCACGGCGCTTTGTGGCTATTTTCCCGGGCGTCGGCTGGGTTGGCTGGAGGATCTGCCGACAGGTGTGGCCTGTGAATGGGCCTTCCGCCGTGCGCGTTTCGAATGGTCGCATCCGGCAGCTGAAAGAAGGCATGTGATGCGGCGCATGGCCAATGTACGTGCGGATATTCTCGCCGTGGCGGTCTCGGATGACGAATTGGGGACACTGCCAGCCATCCGCCGCACGCTTGGCTATTATTCCGGCGCAGATCGCAGCGCGGCGTTACTGCATCCCGCCGATTACGGCCGGCAGGGCATCGGCCATTTCAACCTGTTCCACAGCAGTCATGCCGACGGGTTCTGGCGTGAAACCCTGGACTGGTTGCGCGAGGGAAGAAACCCCTGGCCGGATCGCGTCACCCTGCGGATGCCGCCCCTGTCAGATGAGTGA
- a CDS encoding TetR/AcrR family transcriptional regulator: MAKVSAPTRDRLLEAAGKLFYAEGLRAVSMDDIAEAAGVTKRTLYYHFRSKDDLIAAWLETRDQPNLAAFRRWFSRAEGDVADRIQAIFDNLARAARRRTWKGCGFLRASVELVNLPGHPAIIAARAHKKRVEDWICSELLRAGIPGDTRAIAAQIILLLDGAFAVVLLHRDPVYFENAGKAAAVLIRSC, from the coding sequence ATGGCCAAGGTATCTGCCCCAACCCGCGACCGTCTACTTGAGGCAGCTGGCAAGCTGTTCTACGCCGAGGGCCTGCGCGCCGTCAGTATGGATGATATCGCCGAGGCGGCAGGGGTGACCAAGCGCACACTGTACTACCATTTCCGCAGCAAAGACGACCTGATCGCCGCCTGGTTGGAGACACGCGATCAGCCCAACCTGGCGGCGTTTCGGCGCTGGTTTTCCAGGGCGGAAGGCGATGTCGCCGACAGGATCCAGGCGATCTTCGACAATCTGGCCCGCGCGGCGCGGCGGCGGACATGGAAGGGCTGTGGTTTCCTCCGGGCCTCGGTGGAGCTTGTCAATCTGCCCGGCCACCCGGCCATCATTGCGGCCCGTGCCCATAAGAAGCGGGTCGAAGACTGGATCTGTTCGGAGTTGCTGCGGGCTGGCATTCCCGGGGACACCAGAGCGATAGCCGCTCAGATCATTCTGCTGCTGGACGGTGCCTTTGCGGTTGTCCTGCTGCATCGCGACCCGGTCTATTTCGAGAACGCCGGAAAGGCAGCGGCCGTCCTGATCCGATCCTGCTGA
- a CDS encoding Rrf2 family transcriptional regulator, giving the protein MKRDSRLSSVLHALLHMAEHDGPMTSEALGLCLGTNPVVVRRTMGLLREAGLVAAARGHAGGWRISADLGQVNLRQLHEALGEPAIFAIGNRNETPDCLVERAVNAALDHAFHEAEALLLERFAEVSLADLAEDFARRHAERRAAQE; this is encoded by the coding sequence ATGAAACGTGACAGCCGCCTTTCCTCGGTCCTTCATGCGCTGCTGCATATGGCAGAACATGACGGGCCCATGACCTCTGAGGCGCTTGGGCTATGCCTCGGCACCAACCCTGTCGTGGTGCGCCGCACCATGGGGCTCTTGCGTGAGGCGGGGCTGGTTGCTGCCGCACGCGGCCATGCTGGAGGCTGGCGCATCTCGGCAGACCTGGGGCAGGTCAACCTGCGGCAGCTGCACGAAGCGCTTGGCGAGCCAGCGATCTTTGCCATCGGCAACCGCAACGAGACGCCGGATTGTCTGGTGGAACGGGCGGTGAATGCGGCGCTGGATCACGCGTTCCATGAGGCCGAAGCGCTGCTGCTGGAGCGGTTCGCAGAGGTTTCACTGGCCGATCTGGCCGAGGATTTCGCGCGCCGTCATGCCGAAAGGCGGGCCGCACAGGAGTAG
- a CDS encoding helix-turn-helix domain-containing protein: protein MTYSDKVRAEIAARYGVPVRCQVKIIPPGMIAEAYDPWAPAGSVRRGRQLTAKDRRKIVEMRDGGASFRQIGRYLNRSTSLVYSVAGCP, encoded by the coding sequence ATGACCTATTCCGACAAGGTTCGGGCCGAAATCGCCGCCCGCTATGGTGTCCCGGTGCGCTGTCAGGTGAAGATTATCCCGCCCGGGATGATCGCGGAGGCCTATGACCCATGGGCGCCCGCCGGATCTGTGCGGCGGGGGCGTCAGCTCACCGCGAAAGATCGCCGGAAGATAGTCGAGATGCGGGACGGTGGCGCGAGCTTCCGGCAGATCGGCAGGTATCTCAATCGCAGCACAAGCCTCGTTTATAGCGTGGCCGGGTGCCCGTAA
- the murA gene encoding UDP-N-acetylglucosamine 1-carboxyvinyltransferase — translation MDSILVKGNGALNGVIPIAGAKNACLTLMPATLLSEEPLTLTNAPRLSDIRTMTSLLESLGVEVSALQDGKVITMSSHGTLNPTADYDIVRKMRASNLVLGPLLARLGHAVVSLPGGCAIGARPMDIHIDALSALGAEIDLRDGYLHAKTQGGLKGAVHEMRFASVGATENFVMAATLAKGTSVLKNAAREPEIVDLVHCLRRMGAEIDGEGTSTITIQGVTSLRGATHPVVTDRIELGTYMLAPAICGGEVECLGGRIDLLAAFCEKLDAAGISVTETEKGLKVARKNGRVRAVDVVTEPFPGFPTDLQAQMMALLCTAEGTSVLEEKIFENRFMHAPELMRMGARIEVHGGHATVHGVEKLRGAPVMATDLRASVSLILAGLAAEGETVVSRVYHLDRGYERVEEKLLACGAHIERISGV, via the coding sequence ATGGATTCGATTCTGGTTAAGGGCAACGGCGCACTCAACGGGGTGATTCCCATCGCGGGCGCCAAGAATGCCTGTCTGACACTGATGCCTGCGACGCTTTTGTCGGAAGAGCCGCTGACGCTGACCAATGCACCGCGTCTTTCGGATATCCGGACGATGACGAGCCTGCTGGAATCGCTTGGGGTTGAGGTTTCGGCGCTGCAGGATGGCAAGGTCATCACCATGTCGTCGCATGGCACGCTGAACCCGACGGCGGATTATGACATTGTACGCAAGATGCGGGCGTCCAATCTGGTCCTTGGCCCGCTGCTGGCGCGGCTGGGTCATGCGGTCGTGTCGCTGCCCGGGGGCTGTGCGATCGGGGCGCGGCCGATGGATATTCATATCGATGCTCTTTCGGCACTTGGGGCCGAGATCGATCTGCGGGACGGCTATCTTCATGCGAAAACGCAGGGCGGGCTGAAGGGCGCGGTGCATGAGATGCGCTTTGCCTCGGTCGGTGCGACCGAGAATTTCGTCATGGCGGCGACGCTCGCCAAGGGCACCTCGGTCCTGAAAAACGCCGCGCGCGAGCCCGAAATCGTTGATCTTGTTCATTGCCTGCGCCGCATGGGCGCGGAAATTGACGGCGAGGGCACCTCGACCATCACCATTCAGGGCGTGACCAGCCTGCGCGGCGCTACGCATCCGGTGGTGACTGACCGGATTGAGCTGGGCACCTATATGCTCGCGCCTGCGATCTGCGGCGGCGAGGTGGAATGTCTGGGTGGACGGATCGATCTGCTGGCGGCCTTTTGTGAGAAACTTGACGCGGCGGGGATTTCCGTCACCGAGACCGAAAAGGGCCTGAAAGTCGCGCGCAAGAATGGCCGCGTGAGGGCGGTCGATGTGGTGACCGAGCCTTTCCCGGGTTTCCCGACCGATCTTCAGGCGCAGATGATGGCGCTTTTGTGCACCGCCGAGGGCACGAGCGTTCTGGAAGAGAAGATCTTCGAGAATCGCTTTATGCATGCGCCGGAACTGATGCGGATGGGTGCCAGAATCGAAGTTCATGGCGGTCATGCGACCGTGCATGGCGTCGAAAAGCTGCGTGGCGCGCCGGTGATGGCGACCGATCTGCGCGCGAGCGTGTCGCTGATTCTCGCCGGCCTCGCGGCCG